In the genome of Nocardia sp. NBC_00416, one region contains:
- a CDS encoding helix-turn-helix domain-containing protein — protein sequence MTEATTLAAAAGSPDPAVGLRAVLALRRLLERLEAIQVSNARNQGWSWQAIADALEVSKQAVHQKHTRRDRGR from the coding sequence ATGACAGAAGCAACCACGCTGGCCGCGGCCGCGGGCAGCCCGGACCCCGCCGTGGGTCTACGGGCGGTGCTGGCGCTGCGCAGACTCCTCGAACGGCTGGAGGCGATCCAGGTGAGCAATGCGCGAAACCAGGGCTGGTCCTGGCAGGCCATCGCCGACGCGCTCGAGGTCAGCAAACAAGCGGTCCATCAGAAGCACACGCGCAGAGACAGGGGACGATAG
- a CDS encoding ATP-binding cassette domain-containing protein codes for MTNHASAATLAIEANDLVKVFGTQRAVDGVSLTVPQGSVYGVLGPNGAGKTTTIRMLATLLRPDSGSARVFGRDVVAEPGAVRSLIGVTGQYASVDEDLTATENLMVFSRLLGLSRSAARHRTAELLEEFELSDAADKALKNFSGGMRRRLDLAAGLIATPPLLFLDEPTTGLDPRTRAQMWETIRKLVRNGATVLLTTQYLDEADQLADRIAVIDHGRVIADGTADELKASVGGSSLHLTLADRSQLEAARRVIGEVLRTEAQTTPEVGRLTAALPDPNGTTDLLIRLRECDIAVDEISVTKPSLDEVFLTLTGRPAESDTDTDTERTAA; via the coding sequence ATGACGAATCACGCATCAGCGGCCACGCTCGCCATCGAGGCGAACGATCTGGTCAAAGTCTTCGGCACCCAGCGTGCCGTCGACGGGGTGAGCCTGACCGTGCCGCAGGGGTCGGTGTACGGCGTGCTCGGACCGAACGGGGCCGGAAAGACCACCACCATCCGCATGCTGGCCACCCTGCTCCGGCCCGATTCGGGCAGCGCCCGCGTCTTCGGACGCGATGTGGTCGCGGAACCGGGCGCGGTGCGATCCCTCATCGGAGTCACGGGCCAGTACGCCTCGGTCGACGAGGATCTGACCGCCACCGAGAATCTGATGGTCTTCTCCCGCCTGCTCGGCCTGAGCCGGTCCGCGGCCAGACACCGCACCGCGGAACTACTCGAGGAGTTCGAACTCTCCGACGCCGCGGACAAGGCACTGAAGAACTTCTCCGGCGGTATGCGCCGCCGACTGGACCTGGCTGCCGGGCTCATCGCCACACCGCCCCTGCTGTTCCTCGACGAGCCGACCACCGGCCTCGATCCACGGACCCGGGCACAGATGTGGGAGACCATCCGCAAACTGGTGCGCAACGGCGCCACCGTGCTCCTCACCACTCAATATCTGGACGAGGCCGATCAGCTGGCCGACCGGATCGCGGTGATCGACCACGGCCGGGTGATCGCCGACGGCACCGCCGACGAACTCAAAGCGTCGGTAGGCGGTTCCTCGCTGCATCTGACCCTGGCCGACCGCTCCCAGCTCGAGGCGGCCCGCCGGGTCATCGGCGAGGTGCTGCGCACCGAGGCACAGACCACCCCGGAGGTCGGCCGGCTCACCGCCGCGCTGCCCGATCCGAACGGCACCACCGATCTCCTGATCCGGCTGCGCGAATGCGATATCGCGGTGGACGAGATCAGCGTGACCAAGCCCAGCCTCGACGAGGTCTTCCTCACGCTCACCGGCCGCCCGGCCGAATCCGATACCGATACCGATACCGAACGGACCGCAGCATGA